AGGCAATGATGATGCCCCCGGCGTCCAGATGCCGGACCATCATCCCGGCCAGCAGTTCCTGTGATGCGGTGTCCAGGCCGACTGTCGGCTCGTCAAGCAGCCACACGGGCTTTTCAACCAGGGCAAGCCGGGCCAGGCCCAACCGGCGTTTTTGACCGGCCGACAGGCGCTGGGCCTGAAACTCGCCCAGTGCGCTGAGGTTCATCGCAGTCATTGCGCCGGCCACATCACCGCCGCCGAAAAACCCGGCCCAGAAGTTGAGGTTCTCCGCGACCGAAAGGTGCAGCTTGATGGCATCCTGGTGGGCAATGAAATGAACATGTTCGCCAAGCAGTGCATCTGCGGGCAGGGTGGACTGTTCAAGAGCCAGAGATCCGCCGGCAGGCTCGGCCAGGCCGGCGACAAGACGCAGCAGCGATGTCTTGCCGGCACCGTTGGGCCCGCGCAACACCAGCATGCGGCCCGCACTGGCGGCAAAATCCAGACCGGCAAACACCAGTCGCCCGCCGCGCTCACATGCCAGTTGTTGCCCCACGATCTTCATGCGAGCGGTGTGTAGCGCAAACAAACCGCAGTTGAAAGTGTCGTCCTTTGGTATGAGCCACTGGTACTTGACGAAAGATTTGTCTAGAAGACGGCCATCACAAAAATTCCACGGAGCCAATACCAGATGACCGATCAGTCGCTTGACAGTTTCAAATGCCGCAAGACCCTCAAGGTGGGAAACAAGGCGTATGTGTATTATTCGCTCAAGGCGGCTGAGAAAAACGGTCTGGACGGCATTTCCTCGCTGCCCTCGTCCCTGAAGGTATTGCTGGAGAATCTGCTGCGCCACGAAGACGGGCGCACGGTTACCAAGACCGATATCGAGGCGATGGCCAAATGGGTCAAGGCCAAGGGAAAATCCAAACGCGAGATCGCATTCCGCCCGGCCCGTGTCCTGATGCAGGACTTTACCGGCGTTCCCGCCGTCGTTGACCTGGCAGCGATGCGTGATGCCATGGTTGATCTCGGCGGCAACCCGAAGAAAATCAATCCACTGGCGCCGGTGGACCTGGTCATCGACCATTCGGTGATGGTGGACTTCTTCGGCACTGCAGGGGCGTTCAAGAAAAACGTCAACATGGAATATGACCGCAATGGCGAGCGCTACAAGTTCCTGAAATGGGGCCAGGACGCATTTGACAATTTCAGGGTTGTCCCGCCCGGAACCGGTATCTGTCACCAGGTGAACCTGGAATACCTGGCAAAAACCGTGTGGACCAAGAAGCAGAAGGTCAACGGCAAGG
Above is a window of Anderseniella sp. Alg231-50 DNA encoding:
- the ccmA gene encoding heme ABC exporter ATP-binding protein CcmA: MKIVGQQLACERGGRLVFAGLDFAASAGRMLVLRGPNGAGKTSLLRLVAGLAEPAGGSLALEQSTLPADALLGEHVHFIAHQDAIKLHLSVAENLNFWAGFFGGGDVAGAMTAMNLSALGEFQAQRLSAGQKRRLGLARLALVEKPVWLLDEPTVGLDTASQELLAGMMVRHLDAGGIIIASTHIELPVKSSDILDFANLPKRAG